The Xenopus tropicalis strain Nigerian chromosome 2, UCB_Xtro_10.0, whole genome shotgun sequence genome window below encodes:
- the rlf gene encoding zinc finger protein Rlf (The RefSeq protein has 1 substitution compared to this genomic sequence), with amino-acid sequence MADGKGESRTGLASKDTPPLSLSMARTHRLAEDLRELEDTLKEDDVSAPSSSVYCSRFCEILMQHTEENTASENLSHCAGVYGTALQSFATARPYLTTECEDVLLLLGRLLLSCFEVILSMTEDDLSCNYGLQLKKSIMDSHNILVEFGNNNLQLLIDMVQNGGAWKNHVLVKILSQQPVEPEEVQKWISQEGSCFLQMRIKHLMKSNCIQQAMILSKICSDTAELLNDFFFRQSFITCLCTMLPNEDAFKEISKMDGKEILDTICNLESEGQDNTAFILCTTYLTQQLQNEITSCSWELTLFWSKLQRRIDPCLNTFLERCRQFGVIAKTQQHLFFLIRVVHAEAGDDGVPVSIVLCIRALQNPSNDTDATKTSVCKTIACLLPQDLEVRRACQLTEFLFEPTFDSLNILEELFQQPDQKNDEESSVISNSLRCELLLALKSHWMFDPEFWDWKTLKRHCLKLLGKEESDQEEENFDNPLVNEADVLNPSLGSYEDYIEKAQASPEYVPNELETTKVKKPVGSSERYKRWLQYKFYCLICNREVIEARILHHSKMHFADGIYTCPVCIKKFKKKDIFVPHVMDHMKMPMRHRPRKDKMQELKPDMESAEDACDTMGYISFKTIQDKQLQDRDVYPCPGTGCSRVFKQFKYLSIHLKAEHHNSDDNAKHYLDMKNLREKCAFCRRHFITGFHLKQHMRIHLASQPFLCASIDCSARFNTINELLIHKQSHPDPQYKCELEGCSLVFGDLGLLYHHEAQHFRDASYVCSFSGCKKFYYSRTEHLEHIVTHTISSNNGKDVINEITCKQENQHLSSLNNQAYTLSNLDKLCGNSPMLQDTNIVPEKKIPTEPGDVSCKQIHFNASSHNPCEHLHTLTDCLKNAGGLHCTCKIANTVKVSLQRINPLQFSQSLAGHNTVNITDKKHNESAGEDTPKTPLLPNTEQLNCVNKCVPSSDKTGSAEDCGETHLSSVCHRSTCENTINELLTSLKHLNLKNSNSCITTSGAQDSEANASSSIDCAVPKNSLPLKQEKVHSQYLTQLASKPYLCELKGCKFAFATKDALLVHYVKKHHYTRERTLKLQIFQNKYTPFQCHICQTAFSRRTLLRIHYKKVHHLSKERATCRRGRRKLENIQTHINERHNNYIQFQANEANTSTHDSKSLIQDFNNETFTDSLSDETDAGNENGTSGSHSDNFKGGEGRGRRRVVAQGKLCYILNKYHKPFHCIHNTCNASFTSQKSLVRHYQLVHQYNKESLCLERDKVDTRREYGKCRRIYTCKYKACRKSFICAKALSKHYTEFHNHENEEKELDDTYAENSSKPQTDEEKSSDETETDESEIYCDAEGCTAVFSDHASYTRHILSRHRRYRLYEGRRKRRLKLEQDEMQGKYIASRHGSNLMYNRKKRRVRKKEDKRESAELKSREEALQMCAQNVDITQFPCMIHGCSSVVKLESSIIRHYKLTHNLSANYVTDNTAGLVYCVKNFPHCKTEQNFSTEAHSPERHDSIKEHKIPKLHLHGDIHSKFDQSDGEEGVQINKSDLSSSDERDSLNQAKMLHGCLRQSGIHSSLKECISSGAKVMPSFANFQTCDVGNNGPHNSVDADSLKSQNVDSEIQLTSNLKASFKPNGFESSFLKFLQETRDSDDDDKLEDTEWKPQQHCKLQNSFQTKKLSFRETSRNHHKVCLSQGKRLGHDDLPGFQPLLSSNVQTATSIPTLQTLRTILDKALTERGDLALKQLHYQRPVVVLERSKFNIPLIDLFSSKKTDELCVGIS; translated from the exons ATGGCGGACGGGAAGGGAGAGTCCCGAACGGGGCTAGCCAGCAAAGACACACCGCCTTTATCGCTTTCCATGGCTCGAACCCACCGCTTGGCAGAAGACCTGAGGGAGCTAGAGGACACGCTGAAAGAGGACGATGTGTCTGCACCCTCCTCTTCTGTGTACTGCAGTCGCTTCTGCGAG ataCTAATGCAGCATACTGAAGAAAATACAGCTTCAGAAAACTTAAGTCATTGTGCAGGTGTTTATGGAACTGCTTTGCAGAGCTTTGCTACTGCTCGCCCTTACCTCACTACTGAATGTGAAGATGTTTTGCTTCTACTCGGAAGGCTTTTGTT AAGCTGTTTTGAAGTAATACTTTCAATGACCGAAGATGATCTCTCATGCAATTATGGATTGCAATTAAAGAAATCTATTATG GATTCACATAACATACTAGTGGAATTTGGAAATAACAATTTACAGTTATTGATTGATATGGTCCAGAATGGAGGAGCTTGGAAAAACCATGTTCTAGTTAAAATATTGTCTCAACAACCTGTTGAGCCTGAAGAAG TCCAGAAATGGATTTCACAAGAGGGGTCCTGTTTTCTACAGATGCGAATTAAGCACTTAATGAAATCAAACTGCATACAGCAAGCAATGATCTTATCGAAGATTTGTTCAGACACAGCTGAATtgctgaatgattttttttttcgtcAGTCATTTATCACATGCCTGTGTACTATGTTACCTAACGAGGATGCTTTTAAAGAG atttcAAAGATGGATGGAAAGGAAATATTAGATACAATATGTAATCTGGAATCTGAAGGACAAGATAATACAGCATTTATTCTCTGCACTACTTATCTCACCCAGCAACTGCAGAATGAAATCACTTCTTGCTCCTG GGAGTTGACTCTATTTTGGAGCAAGCTGCAGAGAAGGATCGATCcatgtttaaacacatttcttgaAAGATGCAGGCAGTTTGGAGTCATTGCTAAAACACAACAACATCTTTTTTTCCTTATCAGAGTTGTGCATGCAGAG GCTGGAGATGACGGTGTTCCGGTTTCAATAGTGTTATGCATAAGAGCCCTTCAGATTCCTTCAAATGACACTGATGCAACAAAGACTTCTGTTTGCAAAACAATAGCTTGCCTCTTACCACAAGATTTGGAGGTGAGACGAGCCTGCCAACTCACAGAATTTTTATTTGAGCCAACTTTTGATAGTCTAAATATATTGGAGGAGCTATTTCAGCAGCCTGATCAAAAAAATGATGAAGAATCAAGTGTTATTTCAAACTCCCTACGCTGTGAACTTTTGCTCGCTTTAAAGAGTCACTGGATGTTTGATCCTGAGTTCTGGGACTGGAAAACATTAAAGCGGCATTGTCTAAAACTTCTAGGGAAAGAAGAATCTGATCAGGAGGAAGAGAATTTTGATAATCCTTTAGTTAATGAGGCAGATGTTTTAAACCCTTCATTAGGTAGCTATGAGGACTACATTGAAAAAGCACAAGCATCTCCAGAATATGTTCCTAATGAACTTGAAACTACCAAAGTGAAAAAGCCAGTTGGATCATCTGAAAGGTATAAAAGGTGGCTTCAATATAAATTTTACTGCTTAATCTGCAACAGAGAAGTAATTGAGGCCAGAATTCTCCATCATTCTAAGATGCACTTTGCTGATGGCATATACACTTGTCCTGTTTGTATTAAGAAGTTCAAGAAGAAGGATATTTTTGTACCTCATGTAATGGACCATATGAAAATGCCCATGCGACATCGACCAAGGAAGGACAAAATGCAGGAACTGAAACCCGATATGGAGTCTGCTGAAGATGCATGTGATACTATGGGTTACATTTCATTTAAAACAATACAAGATAAACAACTTCAAGACAGAGATGTTTACCCATGCCCAGGCACTGGTTGTTCTAGAGTGTTCAAGCAATTTAAGTACTTAAGCATACATCTTAAAGCTGAGCATCACAATAGTGATGATAATGCAAAACACTATTTGGATATGAAAAACTTGAGAGAGAAATGTGCCTTTTGCAGAAGACATTTTATTACTggtttccatttaaagcagcacaTGAGAATTCATTTAGCATCACAGCCTTTCTTATGTGCTTCAATAGACTGCAGTGCAAGATTTAATACTATTAATGAACTTCTCATTCACAAACAGTCACACCCTGACCCCCAATACAAGTGTGAATTAGAAGGCTGCAGCTTAGTTTTTGGTGACCTGGGTCTCCTTTATCACCATGAAGCTCAACATTTTAGAGATGCTTCATATGTATGCAGTTTTTCAGGTTGCAAAAAGTTCTATTATTCTAGAACTGAGCACCTAGAACACATTGTAACGCACACAATAAGTTCTAATAATGGTAAAGATGTAATTAATGAAATAACCTGCAAGCAAGAAAACCAACACCTTTCTTCCCTTAATAATCAAGCTTACACACTCAGTAATTTGGACAAACTTTGTGGCAATAGCCCCATGCTCCAGGATACAAATATAGTACCTGAAAAGAAGATTCCAACAGAGCCTGGAGATGTTAGTTgtaaacaaatacatttcaatGCTTCATCTCATAATCCATGTGAACATTTACACACATTAACAGACTGTTTAAAAAATGCAGGAGGCTTGCACTGCACTTGCAAAATAGCAAATACAGTTAAAGTCAGTCTCCAAAGGATTAACCCTCTTCAGTTTTCACAGAGCTTAGCTGGGCATAATACAGTTAATATCACAGACAAAAAACACAATGAGTCTGCTGGAGAGGACACACCAAAAACTCCTTTATTGCCTAATACCGAACAGTTAAACTGTGTAAACAAGTGTGTACCAAGCTCAGACAAAACAGGTTCTGCAGAAGATTGTGGTGAGACACATTTATCCTCTGTATGCCATAGATCAACATGTGAGAACACCATAAATGAACTTCTGACAAGTCTGAAGCATTTAAACTTAAAGAACTCTAATTCATGTATAACCACCTCTGGTGCCCaagattctgaagcaaatgcCAGCTCATCTATTGATTGTGCTGTTCCTAAAAACTCTCTTCCACTGAAACAAGAAAAAGTGCACAGTCAATATCTCACTCAGCTAGCTAGTAAACCATACCTTTGTGAACTTAAAGGATGCAAATTTGCTTTTGCCACGAAAGATGCTCTTTTAGTGCATTATGTAAAAAAACATCATTACACAAGGGAAAGAACTCTTAAgttgcaaatatttcaaaataaatatactcCATTTCAATGCCATATCTGCCAAACAGCATTTTCAAGGAGAACGCTCCTTCGAATTCATTACAAAAAAGTACATCACCTATCAAAAGAGAGAGCCACCTGCCgaagaggcagaagaaagctGGAAAATATTCAAACTCATATTAATGAGAGGCATAACAATTATATTCAGTTCCAAGCAAATGAAGCCAACACATCGACTCATGACAGTAAATCTCTCATCCAAGATTTTAATAATGAAACCTTCACTGATTCGTTGTCTGATGAAACAGATGCTGGAAATGAAAATGGCACATCTGGAAGTCATTCAGACAATTTTAAAGGTGGGGAAGGGAGAGGTAGAAGACGTGTTGTGGCCCAAGGAAAATTGtgttatatattgaataaatacCACAAACCATTTCACTGTATCCATAATACCTGTAATGCCTCTTTTACATCCCAGAAAAGCTTAGTTCGTCACTACCAACTGGTCCATCAATATAACAAAGAATCTTTATGTCTAGAAAGAGATAAAGTCGATACTAGAAGGGAGTATGGCAAATGTAGACGAATATATACTTGTAAATATAAGGCATGTAGAAAAAGTTTCATTTGTGCAAAAGCACTTTCCAAGCACTACACAGAATTTCACAACCAtgaaaatgaagaaaaagaaCTTGATGACACATATGCAGAGAACAGCTCTAAACCCCAAACGGATGAAGAGAAATCCAGTGATGAAACAGAAACTGATGAGTCTGAAATTTATTGCGATGCAGAAGGCTGCACTGCAGTTTTTTCAGATCACGCAAGCTACACTCGACACATTTTATCCCGTCACAGGAGATATAGACTGTATGAAGGACGGAGAAAAAGAAGACTAAAACTGGAACAAGATGAAATGCAGGGAAAATATATTGCATCAAGGCACGGAAGTAATTTGATGTATAATAGAAAAAAACGGAGAGTGAGAAAAAAGGAAGACAAAAGGGAGTCGGCTGAATTAAAATCAAGAGAAGAAGCCTTACAAATGTGTGCGCAGAATGTTGATATCACTCAGTTCCCATGCATGATCCATGGTTGTTCTTCAGTTGTAAAATTAGAAAGTAGTATAATTCGGCATTACAAGCTAACACATAACCTGTCAGCGAATTATGTTACCGATAATACTGCAGGACTTGTATACTGTGTCAAGAACTTCCCACACTGTAAAACAGAACAAAACTTTTCAACTGAAGCTCATAGTCCAGAGAGGCACGATTCAATTAAAGAACATAAAATACCTAAATTACATTTACATGGTGATATCCACAGTAAATTTGATCAAAGTGATGGAGAAGAGGGGGTTCAGATTAATAAGTCAGACTTGTCTAGTTCAGATGAGAGAGACTCTCTAAATCAAGCTAAAATGTTGCATGGTTGTTTAAGGCAATCTGGTATACATTCATCTCTTAAAGAATGCATCAGTTCTGGTGCTAAGGTAATGCCCTCTTTTGCTAATTTTCAAACATGTGACGTGGGTAACAATGGACCACACAATTCTGTGGATGCAGACTCATTAAAATCCCAAAATGTGGACAGTGAAATACAGTTAACATCAAATTTAAAGGCAAGCTTTAAGCCAAATGGATTTGAATCATCATTTCTGAAATTTTTACAAGAAACTAGGGATTCGGATGATGATGATAAGTTAGAGGATACAGAATGGAAACCGCAACAGCACTGCAAATTGCAGAATTCTTTCCAAACTAAAAAACTCTCTTTTAGAGAAACTAGTAGAAATCACCATAAGGTATGCTTATCCCAAGGCAAGCGCTTAGGACATGATGATCTACCAGGATTCCAGCCTTTGTTGTCCAGTAATGTACAGACTGCAACATCAATACCTACCTTACAAACTCTAAGGACCATATTGGACAAAGCATTAACAGAACGTGGAGATCTTGCTTTAAAACAACTCCATTACCAACGACCCGTTGTTGTTCTGGAGCGATCAAAATTTAATATCCCCCTCATAGACTTGTTCTCAAGTAAAAAAACTGATGAACTGTGTGTGGGGATTTCATGA
- the rlf gene encoding zinc finger protein Rlf isoform X1, protein MTLLVDAETRDAASECAVRAVCVCCLRAAKAREDGGREGRVPNGASQQRHTAFIAFHGSNPPLGRRPEGARGHAERGRCVCTLLFCVLQSLLRGFRAGLYTFFQVVGVTLSPDRRWIVRQVGGEGYGTSALFRKDSRSFIYLMRFDWTGPHLGEILMQHTEENTASENLSHCAGVYGTALQSFATARPYLTTECEDVLLLLGRLLLSCFEVILSMTEDDLSCNYGLQLKKSIMDSHNILVEFGNNNLQLLIDMVQNGGAWKNHVLVKILSQQPVEPEEVQKWISQEGSCFLQMRIKHLMKSNCIQQAMILSKICSDTAELLNDFFFRQSFITCLCTMLPNEDAFKEISKMDGKEILDTICNLESEGQDNTAFILCTTYLTQQLQNEITSCSWELTLFWSKLQRRIDPCLNTFLERCRQFGVIAKTQQHLFFLIRVVHAEAGDDGVPVSIVLCIRALQIPSNDTDATKTSVCKTIACLLPQDLEVRRACQLTEFLFEPTFDSLNILEELFQQPDQKNDEESSVISNSLRCELLLALKSHWMFDPEFWDWKTLKRHCLKLLGKEESDQEEENFDNPLVNEADVLNPSLGSYEDYIEKAQASPEYVPNELETTKVKKPVGSSERYKRWLQYKFYCLICNREVIEARILHHSKMHFADGIYTCPVCIKKFKKKDIFVPHVMDHMKMPMRHRPRKDKMQELKPDMESAEDACDTMGYISFKTIQDKQLQDRDVYPCPGTGCSRVFKQFKYLSIHLKAEHHNSDDNAKHYLDMKNLREKCAFCRRHFITGFHLKQHMRIHLASQPFLCASIDCSARFNTINELLIHKQSHPDPQYKCELEGCSLVFGDLGLLYHHEAQHFRDASYVCSFSGCKKFYYSRTEHLEHIVTHTISSNNGKDVINEITCKQENQHLSSLNNQAYTLSNLDKLCGNSPMLQDTNIVPEKKIPTEPGDVSCKQIHFNASSHNPCEHLHTLTDCLKNAGGLHCTCKIANTVKVSLQRINPLQFSQSLAGHNTVNITDKKHNESAGEDTPKTPLLPNTEQLNCVNKCVPSSDKTGSAEDCGETHLSSVCHRSTCENTINELLTSLKHLNLKNSNSCITTSGAQDSEANASSSIDCAVPKNSLPLKQEKVHSQYLTQLASKPYLCELKGCKFAFATKDALLVHYVKKHHYTRERTLKLQIFQNKYTPFQCHICQTAFSRRTLLRIHYKKVHHLSKERATCRRGRRKLENIQTHINERHNNYIQFQANEANTSTHDSKSLIQDFNNETFTDSLSDETDAGNENGTSGSHSDNFKGGEGRGRRRVVAQGKLCYILNKYHKPFHCIHNTCNASFTSQKSLVRHYQLVHQYNKESLCLERDKVDTRREYGKCRRIYTCKYKACRKSFICAKALSKHYTEFHNHENEEKELDDTYAENSSKPQTDEEKSSDETETDESEIYCDAEGCTAVFSDHASYTRHILSRHRRYRLYEGRRKRRLKLEQDEMQGKYIASRHGSNLMYNRKKRRVRKKEDKRESAELKSREEALQMCAQNVDITQFPCMIHGCSSVVKLESSIIRHYKLTHNLSANYVTDNTAGLVYCVKNFPHCKTEQNFSTEAHSPERHDSIKEHKIPKLHLHGDIHSKFDQSDGEEGVQINKSDLSSSDERDSLNQAKMLHGCLRQSGIHSSLKECISSGAKVMPSFANFQTCDVGNNGPHNSVDADSLKSQNVDSEIQLTSNLKASFKPNGFESSFLKFLQETRDSDDDDKLEDTEWKPQQHCKLQNSFQTKKLSFRETSRNHHKVCLSQGKRLGHDDLPGFQPLLSSNVQTATSIPTLQTLRTILDKALTERGDLALKQLHYQRPVVVLERSKFNIPLIDLFSSKKTDELCVGIS, encoded by the exons ATGACGTTGCTAGTAGACGCCGAAACACGTGACGCTGCGAGTGAGTGCGCTGTgcgagctgtgtgtgtgtgttgcctACGCGCGGCAAAGGCGAGGGAAGATGGCGGACGGGAAGGGAGAGTCCCGAACGGGGCTAGCCAGCAAAGACACACCGCCTTTATCGCTTTCCATGGCTCGAACCCACCGCTTGGCAGAAGACCTGAGGGAGCTAGAGGACACGCTGAAAGAGGACGATGTGTCTGCACCCTCCTCTTCTGTGTACTGCAGTCGCTTCTGCGAG GCTTTAGAGCAGGGCTGTATACCTTTTTCCAAGTGGTGGGTGTGACCCTTTCTCCAGATCGGCGATGGATTGTCAGGCAGGTTGGAGGTGAGGGATACGGCACTTCTGCATTATTTAGAAAGGACTCACGGTCTTTCATTTATCTAATGAGGTTCGATTGGACTGGCCCACATTTGGGAGAG ataCTAATGCAGCATACTGAAGAAAATACAGCTTCAGAAAACTTAAGTCATTGTGCAGGTGTTTATGGAACTGCTTTGCAGAGCTTTGCTACTGCTCGCCCTTACCTCACTACTGAATGTGAAGATGTTTTGCTTCTACTCGGAAGGCTTTTGTT AAGCTGTTTTGAAGTAATACTTTCAATGACCGAAGATGATCTCTCATGCAATTATGGATTGCAATTAAAGAAATCTATTATG GATTCACATAACATACTAGTGGAATTTGGAAATAACAATTTACAGTTATTGATTGATATGGTCCAGAATGGAGGAGCTTGGAAAAACCATGTTCTAGTTAAAATATTGTCTCAACAACCTGTTGAGCCTGAAGAAG TCCAGAAATGGATTTCACAAGAGGGGTCCTGTTTTCTACAGATGCGAATTAAGCACTTAATGAAATCAAACTGCATACAGCAAGCAATGATCTTATCGAAGATTTGTTCAGACACAGCTGAATtgctgaatgattttttttttcgtcAGTCATTTATCACATGCCTGTGTACTATGTTACCTAACGAGGATGCTTTTAAAGAG atttcAAAGATGGATGGAAAGGAAATATTAGATACAATATGTAATCTGGAATCTGAAGGACAAGATAATACAGCATTTATTCTCTGCACTACTTATCTCACCCAGCAACTGCAGAATGAAATCACTTCTTGCTCCTG GGAGTTGACTCTATTTTGGAGCAAGCTGCAGAGAAGGATCGATCcatgtttaaacacatttcttgaAAGATGCAGGCAGTTTGGAGTCATTGCTAAAACACAACAACATCTTTTTTTCCTTATCAGAGTTGTGCATGCAGAG GCTGGAGATGACGGTGTTCCGGTTTCAATAGTGTTATGCATAAGAGCCCTTCAGATTCCTTCAAATGACACTGATGCAACAAAGACTTCTGTTTGCAAAACAATAGCTTGCCTCTTACCACAAGATTTGGAGGTGAGACGAGCCTGCCAACTCACAGAATTTTTATTTGAGCCAACTTTTGATAGTCTAAATATATTGGAGGAGCTATTTCAGCAGCCTGATCAAAAAAATGATGAAGAATCAAGTGTTATTTCAAACTCCCTACGCTGTGAACTTTTGCTCGCTTTAAAGAGTCACTGGATGTTTGATCCTGAGTTCTGGGACTGGAAAACATTAAAGCGGCATTGTCTAAAACTTCTAGGGAAAGAAGAATCTGATCAGGAGGAAGAGAATTTTGATAATCCTTTAGTTAATGAGGCAGATGTTTTAAACCCTTCATTAGGTAGCTATGAGGACTACATTGAAAAAGCACAAGCATCTCCAGAATATGTTCCTAATGAACTTGAAACTACCAAAGTGAAAAAGCCAGTTGGATCATCTGAAAGGTATAAAAGGTGGCTTCAATATAAATTTTACTGCTTAATCTGCAACAGAGAAGTAATTGAGGCCAGAATTCTCCATCATTCTAAGATGCACTTTGCTGATGGCATATACACTTGTCCTGTTTGTATTAAGAAGTTCAAGAAGAAGGATATTTTTGTACCTCATGTAATGGACCATATGAAAATGCCCATGCGACATCGACCAAGGAAGGACAAAATGCAGGAACTGAAACCCGATATGGAGTCTGCTGAAGATGCATGTGATACTATGGGTTACATTTCATTTAAAACAATACAAGATAAACAACTTCAAGACAGAGATGTTTACCCATGCCCAGGCACTGGTTGTTCTAGAGTGTTCAAGCAATTTAAGTACTTAAGCATACATCTTAAAGCTGAGCATCACAATAGTGATGATAATGCAAAACACTATTTGGATATGAAAAACTTGAGAGAGAAATGTGCCTTTTGCAGAAGACATTTTATTACTggtttccatttaaagcagcacaTGAGAATTCATTTAGCATCACAGCCTTTCTTATGTGCTTCAATAGACTGCAGTGCAAGATTTAATACTATTAATGAACTTCTCATTCACAAACAGTCACACCCTGACCCCCAATACAAGTGTGAATTAGAAGGCTGCAGCTTAGTTTTTGGTGACCTGGGTCTCCTTTATCACCATGAAGCTCAACATTTTAGAGATGCTTCATATGTATGCAGTTTTTCAGGTTGCAAAAAGTTCTATTATTCTAGAACTGAGCACCTAGAACACATTGTAACGCACACAATAAGTTCTAATAATGGTAAAGATGTAATTAATGAAATAACCTGCAAGCAAGAAAACCAACACCTTTCTTCCCTTAATAATCAAGCTTACACACTCAGTAATTTGGACAAACTTTGTGGCAATAGCCCCATGCTCCAGGATACAAATATAGTACCTGAAAAGAAGATTCCAACAGAGCCTGGAGATGTTAGTTgtaaacaaatacatttcaatGCTTCATCTCATAATCCATGTGAACATTTACACACATTAACAGACTGTTTAAAAAATGCAGGAGGCTTGCACTGCACTTGCAAAATAGCAAATACAGTTAAAGTCAGTCTCCAAAGGATTAACCCTCTTCAGTTTTCACAGAGCTTAGCTGGGCATAATACAGTTAATATCACAGACAAAAAACACAATGAGTCTGCTGGAGAGGACACACCAAAAACTCCTTTATTGCCTAATACCGAACAGTTAAACTGTGTAAACAAGTGTGTACCAAGCTCAGACAAAACAGGTTCTGCAGAAGATTGTGGTGAGACACATTTATCCTCTGTATGCCATAGATCAACATGTGAGAACACCATAAATGAACTTCTGACAAGTCTGAAGCATTTAAACTTAAAGAACTCTAATTCATGTATAACCACCTCTGGTGCCCaagattctgaagcaaatgcCAGCTCATCTATTGATTGTGCTGTTCCTAAAAACTCTCTTCCACTGAAACAAGAAAAAGTGCACAGTCAATATCTCACTCAGCTAGCTAGTAAACCATACCTTTGTGAACTTAAAGGATGCAAATTTGCTTTTGCCACGAAAGATGCTCTTTTAGTGCATTATGTAAAAAAACATCATTACACAAGGGAAAGAACTCTTAAgttgcaaatatttcaaaataaatatactcCATTTCAATGCCATATCTGCCAAACAGCATTTTCAAGGAGAACGCTCCTTCGAATTCATTACAAAAAAGTACATCACCTATCAAAAGAGAGAGCCACCTGCCgaagaggcagaagaaagctGGAAAATATTCAAACTCATATTAATGAGAGGCATAACAATTATATTCAGTTCCAAGCAAATGAAGCCAACACATCGACTCATGACAGTAAATCTCTCATCCAAGATTTTAATAATGAAACCTTCACTGATTCGTTGTCTGATGAAACAGATGCTGGAAATGAAAATGGCACATCTGGAAGTCATTCAGACAATTTTAAAGGTGGGGAAGGGAGAGGTAGAAGACGTGTTGTGGCCCAAGGAAAATTGtgttatatattgaataaatacCACAAACCATTTCACTGTATCCATAATACCTGTAATGCCTCTTTTACATCCCAGAAAAGCTTAGTTCGTCACTACCAACTGGTCCATCAATATAACAAAGAATCTTTATGTCTAGAAAGAGATAAAGTCGATACTAGAAGGGAGTATGGCAAATGTAGACGAATATATACTTGTAAATATAAGGCATGTAGAAAAAGTTTCATTTGTGCAAAAGCACTTTCCAAGCACTACACAGAATTTCACAACCAtgaaaatgaagaaaaagaaCTTGATGACACATATGCAGAGAACAGCTCTAAACCCCAAACGGATGAAGAGAAATCCAGTGATGAAACAGAAACTGATGAGTCTGAAATTTATTGCGATGCAGAAGGCTGCACTGCAGTTTTTTCAGATCACGCAAGCTACACTCGACACATTTTATCCCGTCACAGGAGATATAGACTGTATGAAGGACGGAGAAAAAGAAGACTAAAACTGGAACAAGATGAAATGCAGGGAAAATATATTGCATCAAGGCACGGAAGTAATTTGATGTATAATAGAAAAAAACGGAGAGTGAGAAAAAAGGAAGACAAAAGGGAGTCGGCTGAATTAAAATCAAGAGAAGAAGCCTTACAAATGTGTGCGCAGAATGTTGATATCACTCAGTTCCCATGCATGATCCATGGTTGTTCTTCAGTTGTAAAATTAGAAAGTAGTATAATTCGGCATTACAAGCTAACACATAACCTGTCAGCGAATTATGTTACCGATAATACTGCAGGACTTGTATACTGTGTCAAGAACTTCCCACACTGTAAAACAGAACAAAACTTTTCAACTGAAGCTCATAGTCCAGAGAGGCACGATTCAATTAAAGAACATAAAATACCTAAATTACATTTACATGGTGATATCCACAGTAAATTTGATCAAAGTGATGGAGAAGAGGGGGTTCAGATTAATAAGTCAGACTTGTCTAGTTCAGATGAGAGAGACTCTCTAAATCAAGCTAAAATGTTGCATGGTTGTTTAAGGCAATCTGGTATACATTCATCTCTTAAAGAATGCATCAGTTCTGGTGCTAAGGTAATGCCCTCTTTTGCTAATTTTCAAACATGTGACGTGGGTAACAATGGACCACACAATTCTGTGGATGCAGACTCATTAAAATCCCAAAATGTGGACAGTGAAATACAGTTAACATCAAATTTAAAGGCAAGCTTTAAGCCAAATGGATTTGAATCATCATTTCTGAAATTTTTACAAGAAACTAGGGATTCGGATGATGATGATAAGTTAGAGGATACAGAATGGAAACCGCAACAGCACTGCAAATTGCAGAATTCTTTCCAAACTAAAAAACTCTCTTTTAGAGAAACTAGTAGAAATCACCATAAGGTATGCTTATCCCAAGGCAAGCGCTTAGGACATGATGATCTACCAGGATTCCAGCCTTTGTTGTCCAGTAATGTACAGACTGCAACATCAATACCTACCTTACAAACTCTAAGGACCATATTGGACAAAGCATTAACAGAACGTGGAGATCTTGCTTTAAAACAACTCCATTACCAACGACCCGTTGTTGTTCTGGAGCGATCAAAATTTAATATCCCCCTCATAGACTTGTTCTCAAGTAAAAAAACTGATGAACTGTGTGTGGGGATTTCATGA